A genomic segment from Nitrospira sp. encodes:
- a CDS encoding Chaperone protein DnaK: MTRIVGIDLGTTNSLIAYMDEKTPTVIPGRNGRTMVPSVVAMTDNGLIVGDAAKEHLVRNPERTIYSVKRFMGKGLADVQSEVPYFPYGLFEQGGVIRLRIGDKTYSPPQISAMILKELKQRAEAYLGESITKAVITVPAYFNDSQRQATKDAGMIAGLEVLRIINEPTAASLAYGLQERTQGTIAVYDLGGGTFDISILKLKDGIFEVLATNGDTHLGGDDLDRAVVDVLLKEIHEQYGIDINLHADAMQSLRLEAERAKIRLSDELKTGVALDLPDGKGRYRRELTRDQLEGLTLSLIERSLGPCRLALKDAGLTPTDIDEVVLVGGATRMPLVRRLVEALFGKPPHCNLNPDEVVALGAAVQADILAGGTTDMLLLDVTPLSLGIETMGGVMSSLIRRNTTIPTSAKEMFTTYVDGQTSVDIHILQGERELVKDNRSLARFQLKMPPLPAGVPRIEVNFLIDANGILNVSARDVRTGVSQSVAVKPSYGLSDDEVERMIGESFKFAAQDFKARQLIEARNEAEAILKATEKALAQGGHLLAPDELTAIKSSLATLDGAKLTDDHKAIRSRIQDVEKVTHHFAELLMDTSLKEALENKKLSEIE; encoded by the coding sequence ATGACTCGTATCGTCGGCATCGATCTCGGCACCACGAATTCTCTCATCGCCTACATGGATGAGAAGACCCCCACCGTCATTCCCGGGCGAAACGGCCGCACCATGGTTCCATCCGTCGTCGCCATGACCGACAACGGGCTGATCGTGGGCGATGCCGCCAAGGAACACCTGGTACGAAACCCGGAGCGGACCATCTACTCGGTGAAACGTTTCATGGGAAAAGGCCTGGCCGACGTGCAGAGCGAAGTACCCTATTTCCCCTATGGCTTGTTCGAACAAGGTGGGGTGATCCGCCTCCGCATCGGCGATAAGACCTATTCCCCCCCACAGATCTCCGCTATGATCCTCAAGGAACTCAAGCAGCGGGCGGAAGCGTACCTGGGTGAAAGTATCACGAAAGCCGTCATCACGGTCCCGGCCTATTTCAACGATAGCCAGCGGCAGGCGACGAAGGATGCCGGCATGATCGCCGGCTTGGAAGTGCTCCGGATCATCAATGAACCGACTGCTGCGTCCTTGGCCTATGGCCTCCAGGAACGGACCCAAGGGACGATCGCCGTGTATGACTTGGGTGGGGGCACCTTCGACATTTCCATCCTGAAGCTCAAGGATGGCATTTTTGAGGTCCTGGCGACGAACGGCGATACCCACTTAGGCGGAGACGACTTGGACCGGGCGGTCGTTGATGTGCTCCTGAAGGAAATCCACGAGCAATACGGCATCGACATCAACCTGCACGCCGATGCCATGCAGAGCCTCCGCCTAGAGGCAGAACGGGCGAAGATTCGGCTGTCGGATGAACTGAAAACCGGCGTGGCACTGGACCTCCCCGACGGGAAAGGCCGGTACCGGCGAGAGCTGACGCGCGATCAATTGGAGGGGTTGACCCTTTCCCTCATCGAACGTTCCCTCGGCCCTTGCCGCCTGGCGCTGAAGGATGCGGGACTCACGCCCACGGACATCGACGAAGTGGTGCTGGTCGGCGGAGCGACCAGAATGCCGCTGGTTCGCCGGCTGGTGGAAGCCCTCTTCGGAAAACCTCCGCATTGCAACTTGAATCCCGATGAAGTCGTCGCCTTGGGTGCCGCCGTACAGGCCGATATTCTCGCCGGCGGCACGACCGACATGCTGCTCCTCGACGTGACGCCCCTGTCGCTCGGCATCGAGACCATGGGTGGAGTCATGAGTTCCCTGATCCGCCGCAACACCACCATTCCGACCAGCGCCAAAGAAATGTTCACGACCTATGTGGACGGCCAAACTTCGGTGGACATTCACATTCTACAGGGAGAACGGGAATTGGTGAAGGACAACCGCAGCCTAGCGCGCTTTCAACTGAAGATGCCGCCGCTGCCGGCCGGCGTTCCCCGGATCGAAGTGAACTTCCTGATCGATGCCAACGGAATTTTGAACGTCTCTGCACGGGATGTCCGGACAGGCGTCAGTCAGTCCGTAGCCGTGAAACCCTCCTACGGACTCTCGGACGATGAAGTGGAGCGGATGATCGGCGAATCGTTCAAGTTCGCCGCGCAAGACTTCAAGGCCCGACAGCTGATCGAGGCCCGCAATGAAGCCGAGGCCATCCTGAAGGCCACGGAGAAAGCCCTTGCGCAGGGAGGGCACTTGCTGGCGCCGGACGAATTGACCGCCATCAAGTCTTCACTGGCGACCTTGGACGGTGCCAAGCTCACCGACGATCACAAGGCCATCCGCAGCCGCATTCAAGACGTGGAAAAAGTCACGCATCACTTTGCCGAACTCTTGATGGACACGTCCTTGAAAGAAGCGCTGGAAAACAAGAAACTCTCCGAAATCGAGTGA